From Paraburkholderia sabiae, a single genomic window includes:
- a CDS encoding GlxA family transcriptional regulator: MTPVDSLPLTSIDAQPKERIRFGIILLPNFTLTAFSGFVDMLRLSADEGDYSKPVRCSWSVIGDTLAPVRASCGIQITPWETFADAEPFDYVVVVGGLLHSGPQASDETLHFIRDAARKNATLVGICTGVFALMRAGVLDAHRICVSWFHYWDFVERFPAVNSDSLVADRLFVIDRRRITCSGGRASIDVAAAILLRHFETATVQKALRILLVGEMQKGNAPQPHPPGLEPATHPKVKRAILLMEQHVGRTLPLEELACKLDLSPRQLERLFKAETGKSPQAFAKQVRLRTAAWLLTSSDRTVADIASSCGFSDASHLGREFRKEFGMPPVMFREQRGGTPVEGDASLAYEETFPGRVDVF; encoded by the coding sequence ATGACACCCGTTGATTCGCTACCGCTGACATCCATCGACGCGCAGCCGAAAGAGCGCATCCGCTTCGGCATCATCCTGCTGCCGAACTTCACGCTGACGGCGTTCTCGGGCTTCGTCGACATGCTGCGTCTGTCCGCCGACGAAGGCGACTACAGCAAGCCCGTGCGCTGCTCGTGGAGCGTGATCGGCGACACGCTCGCGCCCGTGCGCGCGAGTTGCGGCATCCAGATCACGCCATGGGAAACCTTCGCCGATGCCGAGCCGTTCGACTATGTGGTCGTCGTCGGCGGGCTGCTGCATTCGGGGCCGCAGGCGAGCGACGAGACGCTGCACTTCATCCGCGACGCCGCGCGCAAGAACGCGACGCTGGTCGGCATCTGCACGGGCGTGTTCGCGCTGATGCGCGCGGGCGTGCTCGACGCGCATCGCATTTGCGTGAGCTGGTTTCACTACTGGGATTTCGTCGAGCGCTTTCCTGCCGTCAATTCGGATTCGCTCGTCGCGGACCGGCTGTTCGTGATCGATCGGCGGCGTATTACGTGTTCGGGCGGGCGGGCGTCGATCGATGTGGCGGCGGCGATTTTATTGCGGCACTTCGAGACGGCGACGGTGCAGAAGGCGCTGCGGATTCTGCTTGTTGGCGAAATGCAGAAAGGCAATGCGCCGCAGCCGCATCCGCCGGGACTGGAGCCGGCGACGCATCCGAAGGTCAAGCGCGCGATCCTGCTGATGGAGCAGCACGTCGGGCGCACGTTGCCTTTGGAAGAGCTGGCTTGCAAGCTGGATTTGTCGCCGCGTCAGCTGGAGCGGTTGTTCAAGGCGGAAACCGGGAAGAGTCCGCAGGCGTTTGCCAAGCAGGTTCGGTTGAGGACGGCGGCGTGGTTGCTGACGAGTTCGGATCGGACGGTCGCGGATATTGCTTCGAGTTGTGGGTTTTCTGATGCGTCACATCTTGGACGGGAGTTTAGGAAGGAGTTTGGGATGCCGCCTGTGATGTTTAGGGAACAGCGTGGGGGGACGCCGGTTGAGGGGGATGCTTCCCTTGCTTATGAGGAGACGTTTCCGGGAAGGGTGGATGTGTTTTGA
- a CDS encoding L-serine ammonia-lyase gives MNVSVFDLFKIGIGPSSSHTVGPMIAACRFASHIEDANLLAFVRRVKVELYGSLGATGKGHGTDKAVLLGLEGHLPDTIDPDLIEPRLAQIRKGKQLSLLGKHDIAFEEKEHIAFFRRLMSGTGSIVHPNGMRFQAFDENGQLLVEKEYYSVGGGFVVNRDGDRVNGVRAGGEVPYPFRTGDDLMRVCRESGLSVAQVTFANECASRSPEEVREGLLAIWRTMAACVERGCKMHGELPGPMKVKRRAADLTVQLRSRTEESLRDPLSMLDWVNLYAMAVNEENAAGGRVVTAPTNGAAGVIPAVLHYYVKFVPGSNENGIVDFLLTAAAIGIIYKETASISGAEVGCQGEVGVACSMAAAALAAVMNGTPTQVENAAEIGMEHNLGMTCDPVGGLVQIPCIERNAMGAIKALNASRMALKGDGQHYVTLDNVIKTMRETGADMKTKYKETSRGGLAVNVIEC, from the coding sequence ATGAACGTCAGCGTTTTCGACCTGTTCAAGATCGGCATCGGACCATCGAGTTCGCATACCGTCGGTCCGATGATCGCCGCGTGCCGCTTCGCTTCGCATATCGAGGACGCGAATCTGCTCGCCTTCGTGCGTCGCGTGAAAGTCGAGCTGTACGGCTCGCTGGGCGCAACGGGCAAGGGCCACGGCACCGACAAGGCGGTGCTGCTCGGCCTCGAAGGCCATCTGCCCGACACCATCGATCCCGATCTGATCGAGCCGCGCCTCGCCCAGATCCGCAAGGGCAAGCAGCTGTCGCTGCTCGGCAAGCACGATATCGCCTTCGAAGAAAAAGAGCACATCGCGTTCTTCCGCCGTCTGATGAGCGGCACGGGCAGCATCGTGCATCCGAACGGCATGCGCTTCCAGGCATTCGACGAGAACGGTCAACTGCTCGTCGAGAAAGAGTATTACTCGGTCGGCGGCGGCTTCGTCGTGAACCGCGACGGCGACCGCGTGAACGGCGTGCGCGCGGGCGGCGAAGTGCCGTATCCGTTCCGTACCGGCGACGACCTGATGCGCGTGTGCCGCGAAAGCGGTCTTTCGGTCGCACAGGTGACGTTCGCCAACGAATGCGCGTCGCGCTCGCCGGAAGAAGTGCGCGAAGGTCTGCTGGCCATCTGGCGCACGATGGCTGCCTGCGTCGAGCGCGGCTGCAAGATGCATGGCGAGCTGCCCGGCCCGATGAAGGTCAAGCGCCGCGCCGCCGATCTCACCGTGCAACTGCGTTCGCGTACGGAAGAGTCGCTGCGCGATCCGCTGTCGATGCTCGACTGGGTCAACCTCTACGCAATGGCCGTCAACGAAGAGAACGCCGCGGGCGGCCGCGTCGTGACGGCACCGACCAACGGCGCAGCGGGCGTGATTCCCGCCGTGCTGCACTACTACGTGAAGTTCGTGCCGGGCTCGAACGAAAACGGCATCGTCGATTTCCTGCTGACGGCAGCCGCCATCGGCATCATCTACAAGGAAACGGCGTCGATCTCGGGCGCTGAAGTGGGTTGCCAGGGCGAAGTGGGCGTCGCGTGTTCGATGGCGGCGGCGGCGCTCGCGGCTGTGATGAACGGCACGCCGACGCAAGTCGAAAACGCCGCCGAAATCGGCATGGAACACAACCTCGGCATGACCTGCGATCCCGTCGGCGGCCTCGTGCAGATTCCCTGCATCGAGCGCAACGCGATGGGCGCGATCAAGGCACTGAACGCATCGCGCATGGCGCTGAAGGGCGACGGCCAGCATTACGTCACGCTCGACAACGTCATCAAGACGATGCGCGAAACGGGCGCGGATATGAAAACGAAATACAAGGAGACGTCGCGCGGTGGTCTCGCCGTGAACGTCATCGAATGCTAA
- a CDS encoding sarcosine oxidase subunit beta family protein, whose translation MSRYSIFSLFRNGLSYHENWERQWRSPEPKKEYDVVIVGGGGHGLATAYYLAKEHGVKNVAILEKGWIGGGNTARNTTIVRSNYLWDESAALYEKAMKLWEGLSQDLNYNVMFSQRGVMNLAHTLQDVRDTERRVNANRLNGVDAEFLTPEQIKEIEPTINLNSRYPVLGASIQRRAGVARHDAVAWGFARGADQAGVDIIQNCQVTGIRRDGGRVTGVDTVKGFIKAKKVAVVAAGNTTTLADMAGIRLPIESHPLQALVSEPIKPVVNSVIMSNAVHAYISQSDKGDLVIGAGVDQYTGFGQRGSFHIIEGTLQAIVEMFPVFSRVRMNRQWGGIVDVSPDACPIISKTDVKGLYFNCGWGTGGFKATPGSGWVFAHTIANDEPHPLNAAFSLDRFYSGHLIDEHGAAAVAH comes from the coding sequence ATGAGCCGCTATTCGATATTCAGTCTGTTCCGCAATGGGTTGTCGTATCACGAGAACTGGGAGCGGCAGTGGAGAAGCCCGGAACCGAAGAAGGAATACGACGTGGTGATCGTCGGCGGCGGCGGGCATGGTCTCGCGACCGCTTACTACCTCGCGAAAGAACACGGCGTGAAGAACGTCGCGATTCTGGAGAAGGGCTGGATCGGCGGCGGCAACACGGCGCGTAACACGACCATCGTGCGTTCGAACTATCTGTGGGACGAGTCGGCTGCGCTCTATGAAAAGGCGATGAAGCTGTGGGAAGGTCTGTCGCAAGACCTGAACTACAACGTGATGTTTTCGCAGCGCGGCGTGATGAACCTCGCGCACACGCTGCAGGACGTGCGCGACACCGAGCGTCGCGTGAACGCGAACCGTCTGAACGGCGTCGATGCCGAGTTCCTCACGCCCGAGCAGATCAAGGAAATCGAGCCGACCATCAATCTGAACAGCCGTTATCCCGTGCTGGGCGCTTCGATTCAGCGCCGTGCGGGCGTTGCGCGTCACGACGCCGTCGCATGGGGCTTCGCGCGCGGCGCGGACCAGGCGGGCGTGGACATCATCCAGAACTGCCAGGTCACGGGCATTCGCCGCGACGGCGGCCGCGTGACGGGCGTCGACACGGTGAAGGGCTTCATCAAGGCGAAGAAGGTTGCCGTGGTCGCAGCCGGCAACACGACCACGCTCGCCGATATGGCGGGCATCCGTCTCCCCATCGAAAGCCATCCGTTGCAGGCGCTGGTGTCGGAGCCGATCAAGCCCGTCGTCAACTCGGTGATCATGTCGAACGCGGTGCACGCGTACATCAGCCAGTCCGACAAGGGCGATCTCGTGATCGGCGCGGGTGTCGATCAGTACACGGGCTTCGGGCAGCGCGGCAGCTTCCACATCATCGAAGGCACGTTGCAGGCGATCGTCGAAATGTTCCCGGTGTTCTCGCGTGTGCGGATGAACCGTCAGTGGGGCGGCATCGTCGATGTTTCGCCCGACGCATGCCCGATCATCAGCAAGACGGACGTGAAGGGCCTGTACTTCAACTGCGGATGGGGCACGGGCGGCTTCAAGGCGACGCCGGGCTCGGGCTGGGTGTTCGCGCACACGATCGCGAACGACGAACCGCATCCGTTGAATGCAGCGTTCTCGCTGGACCGCTTCTACAGCGGCCATCTGATCGACGAACACGGCGCTGCTGCCGTGGCCCACTAA
- a CDS encoding sarcosine oxidase subunit delta, which produces MLMIECPWCGPRAESEFSCGGEADIARPLDTDKLTDREWGEYLFMRKNPRGVHREQWMHTQGCRRWFMATRDTVSYNIQGYDTFKTGNSSTDAQEGNKQ; this is translated from the coding sequence ATGCTGATGATCGAATGCCCGTGGTGCGGGCCGCGCGCCGAATCCGAATTTAGCTGCGGCGGCGAAGCCGATATCGCCCGTCCGCTCGACACCGACAAGCTCACCGACCGCGAATGGGGCGAGTACCTGTTCATGCGCAAGAACCCGCGCGGCGTGCATCGCGAGCAATGGATGCACACGCAGGGCTGCCGCCGCTGGTTCATGGCGACGCGCGACACCGTCTCGTACAACATCCAGGGCTACGACACGTTCAAAACGGGTAACTCGTCCACTGACGCTCAAGAGGGCAACAAGCAATGA
- a CDS encoding sarcosine oxidase subunit alpha family protein, producing the protein MSQNNRLGAGGRINRAIPLTFTFNGRTYQGFQGDTLASALLANGVHFVARSFKYHRPRGIVTADVAEPNAVVQLERGAYTVPNARATEIELYQGLVASSVNAEPNLEHDHMAINQKFARFMPAGFYYKTFMWPAKWWPKYEEKIREAAGLGKSPEVRDADRYDKCYAHCDVLVVGGGPTGLAAAHAAAVSGARVILVDDQRELGGSLLSCKSEIDGHSAMSWVEKIEAELSRMPDVKILSRSTAFGYQDHNLVTVTQRLTEHLPVSMRKGTRELLWKIRAKRVILATGAHERPIVFGNNDLPGVMLAGAVSTYVHRFGVLPGRNAVVFTNNDAGYQCALDMKACGASVTVVDPRAQGSGALQAAARRHGVKIMNNAAVMTAHGKQRVTSVEVVAYANGKTGAKQADLQCDLVAMSGGFSPVLHLFAQSGGKAHWNDTKACFVPGKGMQPETSIGAAAGEFSLARGLRLAVDAGIEAVKSIGYAVTRPQVPQVSEAVESPMQPLWLVGSRAEAARGPKQFVDFQNDVSAADILLAAREGFESVEHVKRYTAMGFGTDQGKLGNINGMAILADALGKTIPETGTTTFRPNYTPVTFGTFAGRELGDLLDPIRKTAVHEWHVENGAMFEDVGNWKRPWYFPLKGEDLHAAVKRECLAVRNSVGILDASTLGKIDIQGPDAAKLLNWMYTNPWSKLEVGKCRYGLMLDENGMVFDDGVTVRLADQHFMMTTTTGGAARVLTWMERWLQTEWPDMKVRLASVTDHWATFAVVGPKSRKVLQKVCSDIDFANEAFPFMSYRNGTVAGVKARVMRISFSGELAYEVNVPANMGRAVWEALMAAGAEFDITPYGTETMHVLRAEKGYIIVGQDTDGSVTPHDLGMGGLVAKTKDFLGRRSLTRSDTAKEGRKQFVGLLPDDPQFVIPEGSQIVAGPFQGDTAPMLGHVTSSYYSPILNRSIALAVVKGGLNKMGQSVTIPLSSGKQIAAKIASPVFYDTEGVRQHVE; encoded by the coding sequence ATGAGCCAGAATAACCGCCTCGGCGCCGGTGGGCGCATCAACCGCGCGATCCCGCTGACCTTCACGTTCAACGGACGCACGTATCAGGGCTTTCAGGGCGACACGCTCGCGTCCGCGCTGCTCGCGAACGGCGTGCACTTCGTGGCGCGCAGCTTCAAGTATCACCGCCCGCGCGGCATTGTCACGGCGGATGTGGCCGAACCGAATGCCGTCGTGCAACTCGAACGCGGCGCCTACACGGTGCCGAATGCGCGCGCGACGGAAATCGAGCTGTATCAAGGGCTCGTCGCGTCGAGCGTGAACGCCGAGCCGAATCTCGAACACGATCACATGGCGATCAACCAGAAGTTCGCGCGCTTCATGCCCGCTGGCTTCTACTACAAGACCTTCATGTGGCCGGCGAAATGGTGGCCGAAGTACGAAGAGAAGATTCGCGAAGCAGCGGGTCTCGGCAAGTCGCCTGAAGTACGCGACGCCGACCGCTACGACAAGTGCTACGCGCATTGCGACGTGCTCGTCGTCGGCGGCGGGCCGACGGGTCTCGCGGCAGCGCACGCGGCGGCCGTCAGCGGCGCACGCGTGATTCTCGTCGACGATCAGCGCGAACTCGGCGGCAGTCTGCTGTCGTGCAAGTCGGAGATCGACGGACACTCGGCGATGAGCTGGGTCGAGAAGATCGAAGCAGAACTCTCGCGCATGCCCGATGTGAAGATCCTGTCGCGCAGCACGGCGTTCGGCTATCAGGACCACAATCTCGTCACCGTGACGCAGCGCCTGACGGAGCATCTGCCCGTGTCGATGCGCAAGGGCACGCGCGAACTGCTGTGGAAAATCCGCGCGAAACGCGTGATTCTCGCGACGGGCGCGCACGAACGTCCCATCGTGTTCGGCAACAACGATCTGCCCGGCGTGATGCTGGCAGGCGCAGTGTCGACGTATGTGCATCGCTTCGGCGTGCTGCCGGGCCGCAATGCCGTCGTGTTCACGAACAACGACGCCGGCTATCAGTGCGCGCTCGACATGAAGGCATGTGGCGCGAGCGTCACGGTCGTCGATCCGCGTGCACAGGGCAGCGGCGCATTGCAGGCGGCGGCGCGTCGTCATGGCGTGAAGATCATGAACAACGCCGCCGTGATGACGGCGCATGGCAAGCAACGCGTGACCTCCGTCGAAGTGGTCGCGTATGCGAACGGCAAGACGGGTGCGAAGCAGGCCGATCTGCAGTGCGATCTCGTCGCGATGTCGGGCGGTTTCAGCCCCGTGTTGCACCTGTTCGCGCAGTCGGGCGGCAAGGCCCACTGGAACGATACGAAGGCGTGCTTCGTGCCGGGTAAAGGCATGCAGCCGGAAACGAGCATCGGCGCGGCAGCGGGCGAATTCAGCCTCGCGCGCGGCCTGCGTCTCGCAGTCGATGCGGGTATCGAAGCCGTCAAGTCGATCGGTTATGCAGTGACGCGTCCGCAAGTGCCGCAGGTGTCGGAAGCCGTCGAGTCGCCGATGCAGCCGCTGTGGCTCGTCGGCAGCCGTGCGGAAGCGGCGCGCGGTCCGAAGCAGTTCGTCGATTTCCAGAACGACGTGTCGGCGGCCGACATTCTGCTCGCGGCGCGCGAAGGCTTCGAATCCGTCGAGCACGTTAAGCGCTATACGGCGATGGGCTTCGGCACCGATCAGGGCAAGCTCGGCAACATCAACGGCATGGCGATTCTCGCCGATGCGCTCGGCAAGACGATCCCCGAAACGGGCACGACGACGTTCCGTCCGAACTACACGCCTGTGACCTTCGGCACGTTCGCGGGCCGCGAACTCGGCGATCTGCTCGACCCGATCCGCAAGACGGCCGTGCATGAATGGCACGTCGAGAACGGCGCGATGTTCGAGGACGTGGGCAACTGGAAGCGTCCGTGGTACTTCCCGCTGAAAGGCGAGGACCTGCACGCGGCCGTGAAGCGCGAATGTCTCGCGGTGCGCAACAGCGTCGGCATTCTCGATGCATCGACGCTCGGCAAGATCGACATTCAGGGCCCGGATGCCGCGAAGCTGCTGAACTGGATGTACACGAATCCGTGGAGCAAGCTCGAAGTCGGCAAGTGCCGTTATGGCCTGATGCTCGACGAAAACGGCATGGTGTTCGACGACGGCGTGACGGTGCGCCTCGCCGACCAGCACTTCATGATGACGACCACGACGGGCGGCGCAGCGCGCGTGCTGACGTGGATGGAGCGCTGGCTGCAGACGGAATGGCCGGACATGAAGGTGCGCCTCGCATCGGTGACGGACCACTGGGCGACGTTCGCCGTAGTTGGTCCGAAGAGCCGCAAGGTCTTGCAGAAGGTGTGCAGCGACATCGACTTCGCCAACGAAGCGTTCCCGTTCATGTCGTATCGCAACGGCACGGTGGCGGGCGTGAAGGCGCGCGTGATGCGGATCAGCTTCTCGGGCGAACTGGCGTATGAAGTGAACGTGCCCGCGAACATGGGCCGCGCGGTATGGGAAGCGCTGATGGCCGCGGGCGCCGAGTTCGACATCACGCCGTACGGCACGGAAACGATGCACGTGCTGCGCGCGGAGAAGGGCTACATCATCGTCGGCCAGGATACGGATGGTTCCGTGACGCCGCACGATCTCGGCATGGGCGGACTCGTCGCGAAGACGAAGGACTTCCTCGGACGCCGTTCGCTGACGCGTTCGGATACCGCGAAGGAAGGGCGCAAGCAGTTCGTCGGTCTGCTTCCCGACGATCCGCAGTTCGTGATTCCCGAAGGCAGCCAGATCGTCGCCGGTCCGTTCCAGGGCGATACCGCGCCGATGCTCGGGCACGTGACGTCGAGCTACTACAGCCCGATTCTGAATCGTTCGATCGCGCTCGCCGTGGTCAAGGGCGGCCTGAACAAGATGGGGCAAAGCGTGACGATTCCGCTGTCGAGCGGCAAGCAGATCGCCGCGAAGATCGCCAGCCCCGTTTTCTACGACACCGAAGGAGTGCGTCAACATGTGGAATGA
- a CDS encoding sarcosine oxidase subunit gamma: protein MWNEARNNAPGATSAVAQRVAGQPWQESPLAGVGELVKKHTAAPSKKFHLREKAFCDLVSLRGDVRDAAFVSAVQSVTGCEPPAKPNTVTRGNGYDVLWLGPDEWLVRSQQAQAAVAEDKLVEALQGQFASAVDIGSGWTVLEVSGEKVRDVIARGCPLDLHPRMFAPGQCAQSHYFKASIVLVPVADDTYEIVVRRSFADYFVRIMLDAAEPLMS from the coding sequence ATGTGGAATGAAGCAAGGAACAATGCACCGGGCGCAACCTCGGCTGTCGCGCAGCGAGTGGCGGGTCAACCGTGGCAGGAGTCGCCGCTTGCAGGTGTCGGCGAACTGGTGAAGAAGCATACGGCGGCGCCGTCGAAGAAATTTCATCTGCGCGAGAAGGCGTTTTGCGATCTCGTCAGTCTGCGCGGCGACGTGCGCGACGCAGCCTTTGTCAGTGCCGTGCAGAGCGTGACGGGCTGCGAGCCGCCTGCGAAGCCGAACACGGTGACGCGCGGCAATGGTTATGACGTGCTGTGGCTCGGTCCTGACGAATGGCTCGTGCGTTCGCAGCAGGCGCAGGCGGCCGTTGCCGAAGACAAGCTGGTCGAGGCGCTGCAAGGGCAGTTTGCATCGGCTGTCGATATCGGCAGTGGCTGGACGGTGCTCGAAGTGAGCGGCGAGAAGGTGCGTGACGTGATCGCGCGCGGCTGTCCGCTCGATCTGCATCCGCGCATGTTTGCGCCGGGCCAGTGTGCGCAGAGCCATTATTTCAAGGCATCGATCGTGCTGGTGCCTGTCGCCGACGATACGTACGAGATCGTCGTGCGCCGCAGCTTCGCCGATTACTTCGTGCGCATCATGCTCGACGCGGCTGAGCCGCTGATGTCGTGA
- a CDS encoding dihydroneopterin aldolase, whose protein sequence is MKPFEEPLAAFVQSTLPLRGKGWRVFIDELVVETRIGIHAHEHLAPQPVVIDASLAYRCEPSESHAMIDYERYCNRVSEFLSMKPHTRLLETLAVEIAMLSFDEFPALDAMTLSLYKPKIREGTRRIGVELDWTRGDFDAQRVGSVLR, encoded by the coding sequence GTGAAGCCGTTCGAGGAGCCGTTAGCGGCTTTCGTGCAGTCGACGCTGCCGCTGCGGGGCAAGGGTTGGCGTGTGTTTATCGATGAGCTTGTCGTGGAGACGCGCATCGGTATTCATGCGCACGAGCATCTTGCGCCGCAGCCGGTTGTGATCGACGCGAGTCTTGCGTATCGCTGCGAGCCTTCGGAATCGCATGCGATGATCGATTACGAGCGCTATTGCAATCGCGTGAGTGAGTTTCTTTCTATGAAGCCGCATACACGGTTGCTGGAGACGCTGGCTGTCGAGATTGCGATGTTGTCGTTCGACGAATTTCCTGCGCTCGATGCGATGACGCTTTCTTTGTATAAGCCGAAGATTCGTGAAGGTACCCGGAGGATTGGTGTTGAACTGGACTGGACGCGGGGTGATTTCGATGCTCAGCGTGTGGGTTCTGTTTTGCGCTGA
- a CDS encoding LysR family transcriptional regulator, whose protein sequence is MIDRIQAMRTFMRIVDTNSFTRAAESLEIPRATATTIVQNLESLLGTTLLVRTTRRISLTPEGAAYYERCAQILEDIDEMEATLRQTLDNPSGRLRVEMPGAVATSIVLPALDDFHERYPSIDLAIGVSHRNVDLVGEAVDCSIQLGELPDSQLAAKRLGTLEHVTCASPAYLERYGMPESLDDLSGHVAVNCMSALTGRAVDFDFDVGGSSLTVKVDGFIKVSDEHAYLTCGLQGLGLIQPARIAAQPLLEKGLLREVLPQWKPVAMPVSVAYVKGRRVSPRVRAFVDWLAELFEHQGHVEADLSRVRMLMMRGGLHAA, encoded by the coding sequence GTGATCGACCGTATTCAGGCGATGCGCACGTTCATGCGTATCGTCGATACCAACAGCTTTACCCGCGCGGCGGAGTCGCTGGAAATTCCGCGCGCGACGGCAACCACGATTGTGCAGAACCTGGAATCGCTGCTCGGCACGACGCTGCTCGTTCGCACGACGCGACGCATTAGCCTCACGCCGGAGGGCGCTGCGTATTACGAGCGCTGCGCGCAGATTCTCGAGGATATCGACGAGATGGAAGCGACGTTGCGGCAGACGCTCGATAATCCGAGCGGACGTTTGCGGGTTGAAATGCCGGGTGCGGTGGCGACTTCGATCGTGCTGCCTGCGCTCGATGATTTTCATGAGCGTTATCCGTCGATCGATCTCGCGATCGGCGTGAGTCATCGTAATGTGGATCTCGTCGGCGAGGCCGTGGATTGCAGTATTCAGCTTGGCGAGTTGCCTGATTCTCAGCTTGCGGCAAAGCGGCTTGGCACGCTGGAGCATGTGACGTGTGCCAGTCCGGCTTATCTGGAGCGCTATGGCATGCCTGAGAGTCTCGATGATCTGTCGGGGCATGTTGCTGTTAACTGCATGTCGGCGCTGACCGGGCGTGCTGTCGATTTTGATTTCGATGTGGGTGGGAGTTCGTTGACCGTGAAGGTCGATGGGTTCATCAAGGTCAGCGATGAGCATGCTTACTTGACCTGCGGGTTGCAGGGGCTTGGGTTGATTCAGCCTGCCAGGATTGCTGCTCAGCCTTTGCTTGAAAAGGGTTTACTGCGCGAGGTTTTGCCGCAGTGGAAGCCTGTTGCCATGCCCGTTTCTGTGGCCTATGTGAAGGGGCGGCGCGTGTCGCCGCGGGTCAGGGCTTTTGTTGATTGGCTCGCTGAGCTTTTTGAACACCAAGGGCATGTCGAGGCGGATTTGTCGCGGGTGAGGATGTTGATGATGAGGGGCGGCTTGCATGCCGCTTGA
- a CDS encoding NAD(P)-dependent alcohol dehydrogenase, with product MTTTYAFAATDAQSKLAPFEFQRRDLREHDVQMEVLFCGVCHSDLHQARNEWKNTIYPVVPGHEIVGRVTNVGSQVTKYKVGQLVGVGCLVDSCRTCPSCQEGLEQYCENGFVGTYNGNDRQTGAVTYGGYSTQLVVDEDFVLRVPENLDPAGVAPLLCAGITLYSPLRTWGAGPGKKVGIVGLGGLGHMGVKLAHAMGAHVVLFTTSASKIEDAKRLGADEVVISKNPQEMEAHVNSFDLIVNTVAAQHDLNPFINLLKRDGTLTLVGAPEHDHPSPQVFNLIMKRRRLAGSLIGGIAETQEMLDFCGKHGITSDIEMIQMQQINEAYERMLKSDVKYRFVIDLDSLRK from the coding sequence ATGACCACGACCTACGCCTTCGCCGCAACCGACGCGCAATCGAAACTCGCGCCGTTCGAATTTCAGCGTCGCGATCTGCGCGAACACGATGTACAGATGGAAGTCCTGTTTTGCGGTGTCTGTCATTCGGACCTGCATCAGGCACGCAATGAATGGAAGAACACGATTTACCCCGTCGTTCCGGGCCATGAGATCGTCGGCCGTGTGACGAACGTCGGGTCGCAGGTGACGAAATACAAGGTCGGGCAGCTGGTCGGCGTCGGCTGTCTCGTCGATTCGTGCCGCACGTGTCCGAGCTGCCAGGAAGGTCTCGAGCAGTATTGCGAGAACGGCTTCGTCGGCACGTATAACGGCAACGACCGTCAGACGGGCGCAGTGACGTACGGCGGTTATTCGACGCAACTCGTCGTCGATGAAGACTTCGTGCTGCGCGTGCCGGAGAACCTCGATCCCGCGGGCGTCGCGCCGCTGCTGTGCGCGGGTATCACGCTGTATTCGCCGCTGCGCACGTGGGGCGCCGGCCCTGGCAAGAAGGTCGGCATCGTCGGTCTGGGCGGCCTCGGTCACATGGGCGTGAAGCTCGCGCACGCGATGGGCGCGCATGTCGTGCTGTTCACGACGTCGGCTTCGAAGATCGAGGATGCGAAGCGTCTTGGCGCAGATGAGGTGGTGATCTCGAAGAACCCGCAGGAGATGGAAGCGCATGTGAACAGCTTCGATCTGATCGTGAACACGGTCGCGGCGCAGCACGATCTGAATCCGTTCATCAACCTGCTGAAGCGTGACGGCACGCTGACGCTGGTGGGTGCGCCGGAGCACGATCATCCGTCGCCGCAGGTGTTCAACCTGATCATGAAGCGTCGACGTCTCGCGGGATCGCTGATCGGCGGCATTGCCGAGACGCAGGAAATGCTGGATTTCTGCGGCAAGCACGGCATCACCTCGGACATCGAGATGATCCAGATGCAGCAGATCAATGAAGCATACGAGCGCATGTTGAAGAGCGATGTAAAGTACCGCTTCGTCATCGATCTCGACTCGCTCCGCAAGTAA